Within the Micromonospora citrea genome, the region CCAGCGTCACCAGGTCGACGTTGCCGGTGCGCTCGCCGTTGCCGAACAGGCAGCCCTCGACGCGGTCGGCGCCGGCCAGCAGCCCCAGCTCGGCGGCGGCCACGCCGGTGCCCCGGTCGTTGTGCGGGTGCAGGCTCAGCACCAGGCTGTCGCGGCGGGGCAGGTGCCGGTGCATCCACTCGATCGAGTCGGCGTAGACGTTCGGCATGGCCATCTCGACGGTGGCGGGCAGGTTGACGATCAGCTTGCGGTCGGGGGCCGGGTCCACCACCTCGATGACCTTGGCGCAGACCTCCAGCGCGTACTCCAGCTCGGTGCCGGTGTAGGACTCGGGGGAGTACTCGTAGTGGATGTGGGTGTCCGGGGTGTGGATCTCCGCGTACTTCTGGCAGAGCCGCGCACCCTGGGTGGCGATGTCCGCGATGCCGTCGCGGTCCAGCCCGAAGACCACCCGACGCTGGAGGGTGGAGGTCGAGTTGTAGAAGTGCACGATGGCCCGGCGCGCGCCGCGCAGCGACTCGAAGGTGCGGTCGATCAGGTGCTCCCGGCACTGGGTCAGCACCTGGATCGTGACGTCCTCCGGGATCAGGTCCTGCTCGATGAGCTGCCGCACGAAGTCGTAGTCCGTCTGGCTGGCCGAGGGGAAGCCGACCTCGATCTCCTTGTAGCCCATCTGCACCAGGAGCTGGAACATCCGGCGCTTGCGCTCCGGCGACATCGGGTCGATGAGCGCCTGGTTGCCGTCGCGCAGGTCCACCGCGCACCAGCGCGGCGCGACCTCGACGTGGCGGGTCGGCCAGGTGCGGTCCGGCAGGTCGATCCGGAACTGCTGCTGGTACGGCTGGTAGCGGTGGTAGGGCATCCGGCTGGGGCGCTGCCGGGCGATCGGATCGGTCTCAGCGTCGGTGACGGGTTGAGCCATGACGGAGTGCTCCCCTTGGAACATGTGGCGTCAGCAATCGGAAGGTGTCGGCGAGGTGCCGGGCGACGGTGCCCGTGCGGTGCCGATGGGAGGTTCGGATGTGCTGGACGGCGCGGTTCGACTCCGCGACGAGGTGCCGGCCTTCAGGCCTCGTCGCGGCGACCAAGGAGGAGGTACGCCCGCCACATGACGACGTAACCCTACGTGGCGGGACGAGGGCTGGGAAGGCAGGTCCGGATTATGGGACCGGAGTCACGGCGCCCGATGGTTCGCCCTGGTCGGCCGCCCGCGCCGGAAGTTTCAGGCGAGCAGGAGCTCGGCCAGGGGGCGTCGGCGGCGCAGGCCGGTCTCCGACGCGAGCAGGTCGGCGGGGAGGCTGAGTGGGTCGCCGAGCTGCCCGACGGCGACGACCACGTGCGGGCGTACGCCGGCCGGCAGGTCGAGGTCCGCGACCAGGCCGGCCCGGTCGAGGTCGACCAGTTGGCGCACGTGCAGGCCGAGCGCCGTGGCCTGCACCGTGAGGTGGGCGACCGCCTGCCCCAGGTCGTAGAGGTGCCCGGCGTTCCCCGTGAGGTGCG harbors:
- the leuA gene encoding 2-isopropylmalate synthase, with the protein product MAQPVTDAETDPIARQRPSRMPYHRYQPYQQQFRIDLPDRTWPTRHVEVAPRWCAVDLRDGNQALIDPMSPERKRRMFQLLVQMGYKEIEVGFPSASQTDYDFVRQLIEQDLIPEDVTIQVLTQCREHLIDRTFESLRGARRAIVHFYNSTSTLQRRVVFGLDRDGIADIATQGARLCQKYAEIHTPDTHIHYEYSPESYTGTELEYALEVCAKVIEVVDPAPDRKLIVNLPATVEMAMPNVYADSIEWMHRHLPRRDSLVLSLHPHNDRGTGVAAAELGLLAGADRVEGCLFGNGERTGNVDLVTLGLNLFSQGVDPMIDFSNIDEVRRAVEYCNQLPVHERHPYAGDLVYTAFSGSHQDAIKKGFDALAKDAAAAGVPIDQHTWAVPYLPIDPKDLGRTYEAVIRVNSQSGKGGVAYIMKSEHQLDLPRRLQIEFSGVVQQVTDHDGGEVDPGTMWQIFAAHYLIDHQADPALTLAGYAIGTAEGKVEIEARVGYDGVTRSLTAVGNGPIDAYVNALQSVGVAVRVLDYHEHALSSGGDAQAAAYVECEVDGRTVWGVGTDANIVTASIKAVTSAVNRARS
- a CDS encoding nitroreductase family protein — its product is MADLTPLLAFRWSPRAFDPDAESTADEVAALLEAARWAPSAGNAQPWRFALGRRDDETFKRILVNLRKPDQRWAQRASALLLGAHLTGNAGHLYDLGQAVAHLTVQATALGLHVRQLVDLDRAGLVADLDLPAGVRPHVVVAVGQLGDPLSLPADLLASETGLRRRRPLAELLLA